A window of Balearica regulorum gibbericeps isolate bBalReg1 chromosome Z, bBalReg1.pri, whole genome shotgun sequence contains these coding sequences:
- the LOC142599444 gene encoding myogenesis-regulating glycosidase-like, which yields MYTFLPENFTPVKQKPSKELRPMLGAILLGLILFIAAVVAWCYYTVSLRKAERLKTELMDLRADGFVIRNQHGEVVFRLAFRSGTLDLESCSKEGEILSCTRSGGGPLNFFIQTVKPKDTVMCYRVRWEELAAGPAVEHTMFWEDAHWYGGSEMSTQHWPIRLAGYQEPVPYVTSDVYSFRDSFGGILERYWLSSKAAAIKINDSVPFHLGFNATERTLFFQARYKDSPYKPPPGQQPFPELSYRVCVGSDVTSIHKYMVRRYFNKPSKIPAENAFRYPIWSTWALYKNNIDQDKLLRFAEKIKKYHFNCSHIEIDDMYTQAYGDFDFDPVKFPNVTEMFAKLREDGFKVTLWTHPFINYNSSNFGVGIERQLFIKEPSGRLPAMVEWWNGIGAILDFTNPAARDWFQSHLRQLRHKYGISSFKFDAGETSYLPKQFSTFRPLSDPSIWSRRYTEMAIPFYELAEVRVGYQSQNISCFFRIIDRDSVWGYELGLKSLIPTVLTISMLGYPFISADMIGGNFFPNKTDGAVEIPDRELYVRWLELSAFMPSMQFSIPPWLYDKEVVEIAQKFTELHESLVAPLLLELAGEVTDTGDPIIRPIWWISPRDEATHKIDSQFLIGDTLMVAPVLEMGKQERDVYLPAGKWRSYKGELFEKTPVLLTDYPVDLDEVAYFLWVS from the coding sequence ATGTACACCTTCCTGCCCGAGAACTTCACGCCAGTGAAGCAGAAGCCCTCCAAGGAGCTGAGGCCCATGCTCGGGGCCATCTTGCTGGGCCTCATCCTCTTCATCGCCGCCGTGGTGGCCTGGTGCTACTACACGGTGTCTCTGCGGAAAGCGGAGCGGCTCAAGACGGAGCTGATGGACCTGCGGGCGGACGGCTTCGTCATCAGGAACCAGCACGGGGAGGTGGTCTTCCGGCTGGCCTTCCGCTCGGGCACCCTCGACCTGGAGTCATGCTCCAAGGAGGGCGAGATTTTGAGCTGCACACGGTCGGGTGGGGGACCGCTCAACTTCTTCATCCAGACGGTGAAGCCCAAGGACACGGTGATGTGCTACCGTGTGCGCTGGGAGGAGCTGGCGGCCGGCCCGGCGGTGGAGCACACCATGTTCTGGGAGGACGCCCACTGGTACGGGGGCTCGGAGATGAGCACCCAGCACTGGCCCATCCGCCTGGCTGGCTACCAGGAGCCTGTACCCTACGTGACGAGTGACGTCTACTCCTTCCGCGACAGCTTTGGCGGCATCCTTGAGCGCTACTGGCTCTCCTCCAAGGCGGCGGCCATCAAGATCAACGACTCCGTGCCCTTCCACCTGGGCTTCAATGCCACCGAGCGCACCCTCTTCTTCCAGGCTCGCTACAAGGACTCGCCCTACAAGCCTCCGCCGGGGCAGCAGCCCTTCCCTGAGCTCAGCTACCGGGTCTGCGTGGGCTCCGACGTCACCTCCATCCACAAGTACATGGTGCGCAGGTACTTCAACAAGCCCTCCAAGATCCCTGCTGAGAACGCCTTCCGATACCCCATCTGGTCCACCTGGGCTCTCTACAAGAACAATATCGACCAGGATAAACTCTTGAGATTTGCTGAAAAAATCAAGAAGTACCATTTTAACTGCAGCCACATTGAAATCGATGACATGTACACGCAAGCCTATGGGGACTTTGACTTTGACCCTGTCAAGTTTCCCAACGTGACAGAGATGTTTGCAAAACTGAGGGAGGATGGGTTTAAGGTCACCTTGTGGACTCATCCTTTCATCAACTACAATTCCTCCAATTTTGGAGTGGGAATTGAGCGGCAGCTGTTCATCAAGGAGCCGTCGGGGCGGCTGCCGGCCATGGTGGAGTGGTGGAATGGCATCGGGGCCATCCTGGACTTCACCAACCCGGCAGCCCGGGACTGGTTCCAGAGCCACCTGCGCCAGCTCCGACACAAGTACGGCATCTCCTCCTTCAAGTTTGACGCGGGTGAGACCAGCTACCTGCCCAAGCAGTTCAGCACCTTCCGCCCACTCTCAGACCCCAGCATCTGGTCACGGCGCTACACGGAGATGGCCATCCCCTTCTACGAGCTGGCTGAGGTGCGGGTGGGCTACCAGTCACAGAACATTTCCTGCTTCTTCCGCATCATTGACCGCGACTCCGTCTGGGGCTACGAGCTCGGCCTCAAGTCCCTCATCCCCACTGTGCTCACCATCAGTATGCTGGGGTACCCTTTCATATCTGCTGACATGATCGGGGggaattttttccccaacaagACAGATGGTGCGGTGGAGATCCCCGACCGAGAACTGTACGTGCGGTGGCTGGAGCTGTCGGCCTTCATGCCCTCCATGCAGTTCTCCATTCCGCCCTGGCTCTACGACAAGGAGGTGGTGGAGATTGCGCAGAAATTCACAGAGCTCCATGAGTCGCTGGTGGCCCCGCTGCTGCtagagctggctggggaggtcACGGACACGGGTGACCCCATCATCCGTCCCATCTGGTGGATCTCGCCCCGTGATGAGGCCACTCACAAGATCGACTCCCAGTTCCTCATTGGTGACACCCTCATGGTGGCCCCCGTCCTGGAGATGGGCAAACAGGAGCGTGACGTCTACCTGCCAGCGGGCAAGTGGCGCAGCTACAAGGGAGAGTTGTTTGAGAAGACCCCAGTGCTGCTCACGGACTATCCCGTTGACCTGGATGAAGTTGCCTATTTTCTTTGGGTTTCATAA
- the MYORG gene encoding myogenesis-regulating glycosidase — protein MDSLITHRVGKHGNAKKKDSKGTCLRENFTPVKQKPSKELRPMLGAILLGLILFIAAVVAWCYYTVSLRKAEWLKTELMDLRADGFVIRNQHGEVVFRLAFRSGTLDLESCSKEGEILSCTRSGGGPLNFFIQTVKPKDTVMCYRVRWEELAAGPAVEHTMFWEDAHWYGGSEMSTQHWPIRLAGYQEPVPYVTSDVYSFRDSFGGILERYWLSSKAAAIKINDSVPFHLGFNATERTLFFQARYKDSPYKPPPGQQPFPELSYRVCVGSDVTSIHKYMVRRYFNKPSKIPAENAFRYPIWSTWALYKNNIDQDKLLRFAEKIKKYHFNCSHIEIDDMYTQAYGDFDFDPVKFPNVTEMFAKLREDGFKVTLWTHPFINYNSSNFGVGIERQLFIKEPSGRLPAMVEWWNGIGAILDFTNPAARDWFQSHLRQLRHKYGISSFKFDAGETSYLPKQFSTFRPLSDPSIWSRRYTEMAIPFYELAEVRVGYQSQNISCFFRIIDRDSVWGYELGLKSLIPTVLTISMLGYPFISADMIGGNFFPNKTDGAVEIPDRELYVRWLELSAFMPSMQFSIPPWLYDKEVVEIAQKFTELHESLVAPLLLELAGEVTDTGDPIIRPIWWISPRDEATHKIDSQFLIGDTLMVAPVLEMGKQERDVYLPAGKWRSYKGELFEKTPVLLTDYPVDLDEVAYFLWVS, from the coding sequence ATGGACAGTCTGATTACCCACCGTGTGGGAAAACATGGAAATGCTAAAAAGAAGGATTCCAAAGGAACATGTTTGCGTGAGAACTTCACGCCAGTGAAGCAGAAGCCCTCCAAGGAGCTGAGGCCCATGCTCGGGGCCATCTTGCTGGGCCTCATCCTCTTCATCGCCGCCGTGGTGGCCTGGTGCTACTACACGGTGTCTCTGCGGAAAGCGGAGTGGCTCAAGACGGAGCTGATGGACCTGCGGGCGGACGGCTTCGTCATCAGGAACCAGCACGGGGAGGTGGTCTTCCGGCTGGCCTTCCGCTCGGGCACCCTCGACCTGGAGTCATGCTCCAAGGAGGGCGAGATTTTGAGCTGCACACGGTCGGGTGGGGGACCGCTCAACTTCTTCATCCAGACGGTGAAGCCCAAGGACACGGTGATGTGCTACCGTGTGCGCTGGGAGGAGCTGGCGGCCGGCCCGGCGGTGGAGCACACCATGTTCTGGGAGGACGCCCACTGGTACGGGGGCTCGGAGATGAGCACCCAGCACTGGCCCATCCGCCTGGCTGGCTACCAGGAGCCTGTACCCTACGTGACGAGTGACGTCTACTCCTTCCGCGACAGCTTTGGCGGCATCCTTGAGCGCTACTGGCTCTCCTCCAAGGCGGCGGCCATCAAGATCAACGACTCCGTGCCCTTCCACCTGGGCTTCAATGCCACCGAGCGCACCCTCTTCTTCCAGGCTCGCTACAAGGACTCGCCCTACAAGCCTCCGCCGGGGCAGCAGCCCTTCCCTGAGCTCAGCTACCGGGTCTGCGTGGGCTCCGACGTCACCTCCATCCACAAGTACATGGTGCGCAGGTACTTCAACAAGCCCTCCAAGATCCCTGCTGAGAACGCCTTCCGATACCCCATCTGGTCCACCTGGGCTCTCTACAAGAACAATATCGACCAGGATAAACTCTTGAGATTTGCTGAAAAAATCAAGAAGTACCATTTTAACTGCAGCCACATTGAAATCGATGACATGTACACGCAAGCCTATGGGGACTTTGACTTTGACCCTGTCAAGTTTCCCAACGTGACAGAGATGTTTGCAAAACTGAGGGAGGATGGGTTTAAGGTCACCTTGTGGACTCATCCTTTCATCAACTACAATTCCTCCAATTTTGGAGTGGGAATTGAGCGGCAGCTGTTCATCAAGGAGCCGTCGGGGCGGCTGCCGGCCATGGTGGAGTGGTGGAATGGCATCGGGGCCATCCTGGACTTCACCAACCCGGCAGCCCGGGACTGGTTCCAGAGCCACCTGCGCCAGCTCCGACACAAGTACGGCATCTCCTCCTTCAAGTTTGACGCGGGTGAGACCAGCTACCTGCCCAAGCAGTTCAGCACCTTCCGCCCACTCTCAGACCCCAGCATCTGGTCACGGCGCTACACGGAGATGGCCATCCCCTTCTACGAGCTGGCTGAGGTGCGGGTGGGCTACCAGTCACAGAACATTTCCTGCTTCTTCCGCATCATTGACCGCGACTCCGTCTGGGGCTACGAGCTCGGCCTCAAGTCCCTCATCCCCACTGTGCTCACCATCAGTATGCTGGGGTACCCTTTCATATCTGCTGACATGATCGGGGggaattttttccccaacaagACAGATGGTGCGGTGGAGATCCCCGACCGAGAACTGTACGTGCGGTGGCTGGAGCTGTCGGCCTTCATGCCCTCCATGCAGTTCTCCATTCCGCCCTGGCTCTACGACAAGGAGGTGGTGGAGATTGCGCAGAAATTCACAGAGCTCCATGAGTCGCTGGTGGCCCCGCTGCTGCtagagctggctggggaggtcACGGACACGGGTGACCCCATCATCCGTCCCATCTGGTGGATCTCGCCCCGTGATGAGGCCACTCACAAGATCGACTCCCAGTTCCTCATTGGTGACACCCTCATGGTGGCCCCCGTCCTGGAGATGGGCAAACAGGAGCGTGACGTCTACCTGCCAGCGGGCAAGTGGCGCAGCTACAAGGGAGAGTTGTTTGAGAAGACCCCAGTGCTGCTCACGGACTATCCCGTTGACCTGGATGAAGTTGCCTATTTTCTTTGGGTTTCATAA